One window of the Candidatus Jettenia sp. genome contains the following:
- a CDS encoding tetratricopeptide repeat protein, protein MDTVSYPEKKVNEFITTSLIPLRVRSDTQPIATNFNLKWTPTLIVLDTEGKEHHRSIGFLSPEELIPSLLLGIAKVHFDLNEFKEALSKLEKVLSDFPESSSAPEAMYLRGVCLYKSTNNPKGLKDAYEQLQSKYPESEWTKRAYPYRLL, encoded by the coding sequence ATGGATACGGTCTCGTATCCTGAGAAAAAAGTTAATGAATTCATTACCACTTCTTTAATTCCACTGCGTGTACGCTCTGATACTCAACCTATTGCTACTAATTTTAACTTGAAATGGACCCCAACCCTTATTGTCCTTGATACAGAAGGTAAGGAACATCACAGGTCAATAGGTTTTCTTTCTCCCGAAGAGCTAATTCCTTCATTACTACTGGGAATAGCAAAGGTACATTTTGATTTGAATGAATTTAAGGAAGCACTTTCAAAATTGGAAAAGGTTTTATCTGATTTCCCTGAAAGTAGTTCAGCGCCGGAAGCAATGTATTTAAGAGGTGTGTGTTTATACAAAAGCACAAATAACCCAAAGGGACTCAAGGATGCCTACGAACAACTCCAAAGCAAGTATCCTGAGAGCGAGTGGACAAAGCGGGCATATCCCTATCGGCTTCTGTAG
- a CDS encoding hydrolase, whose product MNTKYTYRRLSKDNAAVLLIDHQSGLVNLVQDYSPNEFRNNILALADLAKYFKLPTILTTSFEEGPNGPIVPEIKEIHPEATYIPRPGQINAWDNEDFVKAIKTTGRKQLLIAGVLTEVCVAFPALSALEEGFEVFVVTDASGTFNEATRYAAWTRMAAAGVQLMNWMAVASELHRDWRKDIEGLGKLLSSHLPAYRNLITSYSAKRPVT is encoded by the coding sequence ATGAATACAAAATATACTTACCGTCGTCTCTCTAAGGACAACGCTGCCGTTCTCCTTATTGACCATCAATCCGGCCTTGTCAACCTTGTGCAGGACTATTCGCCGAACGAATTCAGGAACAACATCCTCGCTCTGGCTGACCTTGCCAAATACTTCAAGCTGCCGACCATCCTGACGACCAGCTTTGAAGAAGGTCCCAACGGTCCAATCGTGCCGGAAATTAAGGAAATTCACCCGGAAGCTACCTACATTCCACGTCCTGGCCAGATTAATGCCTGGGACAACGAAGACTTCGTGAAGGCTATCAAGACCACTGGACGCAAACAGTTGCTCATAGCCGGTGTCCTGACTGAGGTTTGTGTGGCCTTCCCAGCACTTTCTGCACTAGAGGAAGGCTTCGAGGTCTTCGTTGTTACTGATGCTTCCGGAACCTTCAACGAGGCCACGCGCTACGCCGCTTGGACGCGTATGGCGGCTGCAGGCGTTCAGTTAATGAACTGGATGGCTGTTGCCAGCGAATTGCATCGTGACTGGCGAAAAGACATCGAGGGGTTGGGCAAACTGTTATCCAGCCATCTGCCTGCTTACAGAAACCTGATTACAAGCTACTCGGCAAAAAGACCTGTGACCTAA
- a CDS encoding NAD(P)H-dependent oxidoreductase, which yields MSREKMVTILGFAGSLRKESYNKSILQAALELLPEDAKLEIFDLEGIPLFSQDLENQFPDKVKQFKAKIRAADAILIASPEYNYSIPGVLKNAIDCASRPYGDNAFDGKPVAVMGASIGMTGTARAQYHLRQSFVFLNMHPINQPEVMVPFAHEKIDKNGKVTDQKTREKIKELIESLVAWTKRLKQS from the coding sequence ATGAGTAGAGAAAAAATGGTTACTATTTTAGGTTTTGCGGGAAGCTTACGGAAAGAATCTTACAATAAATCGATCTTACAAGCTGCCCTGGAGCTTCTTCCGGAAGATGCCAAACTTGAAATCTTCGATCTTGAAGGAATTCCCCTATTTAGTCAGGACTTGGAAAATCAATTCCCGGATAAGGTTAAGCAATTCAAGGCAAAAATCAGGGCTGCCGATGCTATTCTTATTGCTTCTCCGGAATATAATTACTCAATACCAGGCGTCCTGAAAAACGCAATTGACTGCGCTTCCAGGCCATACGGAGATAATGCCTTCGATGGTAAACCGGTAGCGGTAATGGGTGCTTCTATCGGAATGACGGGAACGGCAAGGGCACAATATCATCTCAGGCAGAGCTTCGTTTTCCTCAACATGCATCCCATAAATCAGCCGGAGGTTATGGTCCCGTTTGCTCATGAAAAAATTGACAAAAACGGAAAGGTGACCGATCAAAAAACAAGGGAAAAAATTAAGGAGCTCATTGAAAGTCTGGTCGCCTGGACGAAAAGACTTAAACAGAGTTGA
- a CDS encoding thioredoxin family protein: MENKITWESQMDAALSKARSERKPVLLDFFNPG; the protein is encoded by the coding sequence ATGGAAAATAAAATTACATGGGAATCGCAGATGGATGCTGCTCTATCAAAAGCACGGTCTGAGAGAAAGCCGGTATTACTCGATTTTTTTAATCCGGGCTGA